TGCAACTGCTGCGCGAGCACGGCCTGGAGCCCGAGCTCATCCTGATTGACGGCTTCGTCCATCTTGATGCCGACGAAATGCCGGGGCTTGGCCAGCACCTGTATCACGCGCTGGGTGGCAGGGTGCCGATCATCGGTGTTTCGAAGAAGCGCCTCGCGGGCCTGGGGGCGCAGTTCGAAGTCATGCGTGAAGAGGAAGCGCAGCCCCTGTATGTCACGTGCGCGGGCATCGACATTGGCGCGGCCAAGGCACGGCTGCGTGCGATGCACGGCAGGAAGCGTTTGCCCACGCTGATGAAGCTCGCTGCTCGGCTTGCGAAGAACAAGGACTGATCCCACGCCCGGCATCGAATGGCTGCGCCAACCGCGCCGCGCAGCAGGGCCTGCAGGCCGCTTCGCCGTGAACGGGGCGATCAGCCCCTGGCGTACCAGGCCTTGACGCCGGCGTGCTCGCGCACCGCCGTGTAGATGGCCATCAGCTTCGGATAAGCGTCGAAGATGGTGGCCGGGATGTGGTCGACGGCGCCGCCGATGAACCAGCGCACGGCCATGTGCAGCTTCAGGTCGACCACCTGCAGCTTGTCGCCGCCGAAGAAGGGCTTGCCGCCCACGATGTTCTTCTCAGCGGCCGCGGCCCAGGCCGGCAGGTAGCTGGCGGCGAGTTGCTCGCGCACGCGCTTCTTCTCGTCGGCATCCATGCGGATCGTGGGGCCGACGACGGCGCGCAGATCTTCCACATGCTGCATCATGCCCTCGTGCCGCGCGGCCTCGAAGTCGTCGGCCGGATGCAGGCCGTGGCGGCGGCCGATCAGCACCAGGATGGGGTTGGTGTGGGCCAGCGGCGCATGGCCAGGCAGCTCCAGAAAGGGCATGCTGCCGTAAGGCGTGCTCGGCTTCAGGGCCGGCCAATCGGCGCCCTTGATGCGCACATCCTCGAAATCGACGCCGGCCAGGTGCAGGGCCAGACGGCATTCCTCGCCGCGGCTGACCGGGGCGTCGAAATAGGTGAGTTTGGGTTTGGCGGGCGTGTTCATGGCCGAAGGCTAGCACGCGCCCCCCACCACCCCATCGGCCAACAGCCGCGCCTGCTCGGCCGCGCTGTAGCCCAGCTCGCCGAGCAGGGCCGCGGTGT
This portion of the Paucibacter sediminis genome encodes:
- a CDS encoding endonuclease V; amino-acid sequence: MKLIVAVHFEGAQAHAAAAAAFDAWDAAEATQTYVSRIAHVEPAVRGELDLRELPCVMQLLREHGLEPELILIDGFVHLDADEMPGLGQHLYHALGGRVPIIGVSKKRLAGLGAQFEVMREEEAQPLYVTCAGIDIGAAKARLRAMHGRKRLPTLMKLAARLAKNKD
- a CDS encoding glutathione S-transferase family protein, with amino-acid sequence MNTPAKPKLTYFDAPVSRGEECRLALHLAGVDFEDVRIKGADWPALKPSTPYGSMPFLELPGHAPLAHTNPILVLIGRRHGLHPADDFEAARHEGMMQHVEDLRAVVGPTIRMDADEKKRVREQLAASYLPAWAAAAEKNIVGGKPFFGGDKLQVVDLKLHMAVRWFIGGAVDHIPATIFDAYPKLMAIYTAVREHAGVKAWYARG